Proteins encoded within one genomic window of Amycolatopsis sp. 2-15:
- a CDS encoding PLP-dependent aminotransferase family protein gives MTDRAAERGPRTTGLDLHLGRLDGNVRACLMDAVRDAIRAGRLAPGTRLPSSRALAADLQVARNTVVRVYSELISEGWLTGFQGSGTVVSERVAEFFGERARPRPADTRSRPGHDLRPGHPDLSSFPRDEWIRAVKKTVGTAPFEAFGYADPRGRGELRDTLARYLARARGLRAHAGNVVVCSGAAEGLRLVAAALAATGVTRVAVEEFGLPTQRRTLADAGLETVPLDVDADGVDPSVLEGSSGIGAVLLTPSHQFPLGVALRYDRRAAIVEWARRHGALVIEDDYDGEFRYDRSPVGALQGLDRDHVLYLGTASKSLAPGLRLGWLVVPDRLVDAITAQKGDTEETVGFVNQLAMTEFVESGAYDRHIRAMRAQYRRRRRHLVETLAQHAPEVRVAGMAAGLHVLLEQPGRTGRELVQRIADEQLTVEPLSFFRHPDAASDRDGVVIGFAAPSPSGWSGVLDALVRALA, from the coding sequence GTGACCGACCGAGCAGCTGAGCGCGGCCCCAGGACGACGGGCCTCGACCTGCACCTGGGCCGGCTCGACGGGAACGTGCGGGCCTGCCTCATGGACGCGGTCCGCGACGCGATCCGCGCCGGCCGGCTCGCGCCAGGGACCCGGCTGCCGTCGAGCCGCGCCCTGGCCGCCGACCTCCAGGTGGCTCGCAACACCGTGGTCCGGGTCTACTCCGAGCTCATCAGCGAGGGCTGGCTCACCGGGTTTCAGGGTTCCGGCACCGTAGTTTCGGAGCGGGTAGCCGAATTCTTCGGCGAACGAGCTCGGCCGCGGCCGGCCGACACCCGCTCGCGGCCGGGGCACGATCTGCGGCCCGGCCATCCGGACCTGTCGTCGTTCCCGCGCGACGAGTGGATTCGCGCAGTGAAGAAGACGGTCGGCACCGCGCCGTTCGAGGCGTTCGGCTACGCGGATCCCCGCGGCCGAGGCGAACTCCGCGACACTCTCGCCCGGTACCTCGCGCGGGCCCGCGGCCTGCGCGCGCACGCCGGCAACGTCGTCGTGTGCAGTGGCGCCGCGGAGGGGTTGCGGCTGGTCGCGGCCGCGCTTGCGGCGACCGGGGTGACGCGCGTGGCCGTGGAAGAGTTCGGCCTACCGACCCAGCGCCGCACGTTGGCCGACGCCGGGCTCGAAACCGTTCCCCTCGACGTCGACGCGGACGGCGTCGACCCCTCGGTACTCGAAGGGTCATCGGGGATCGGCGCCGTTCTGCTTACCCCCTCGCACCAGTTCCCCCTGGGTGTCGCGCTGCGGTACGACCGGCGCGCTGCGATCGTCGAGTGGGCCCGCCGACACGGCGCGCTGGTCATCGAAGACGACTACGACGGTGAGTTCCGCTACGACCGGTCCCCCGTCGGCGCGCTGCAGGGACTCGACCGCGATCACGTGCTTTACCTGGGCACCGCGAGCAAATCGCTCGCGCCGGGCCTGCGCCTCGGCTGGCTCGTGGTGCCGGACCGCCTCGTCGACGCGATCACCGCCCAGAAGGGGGACACCGAGGAAACCGTCGGGTTCGTGAACCAGCTGGCGATGACCGAGTTCGTGGAATCGGGCGCCTACGACCGGCACATCCGGGCGATGCGCGCGCAGTACCGCCGCCGGCGCCGGCACCTCGTCGAGACGCTCGCCCAGCACGCGCCGGAAGTGCGCGTGGCGGGAATGGCCGCGGGATTGCACGTTCTGCTCGAACAACCCGGGCGCACGGGCCGCGAACTCGTGCAGCGGATCGCCGACGAGCAGCTGACGGTAGAACCCCTGAGTTTCTTCCGGCATCCCGACGCCGCCTCGGACCGCGACGGCGTGGTGATCGGTTTCGCCGCACCTTCGCCGAGCGGGTGGTCGGGGGTTCTCGACGCGCTGGTCCGCGCGCTCGCGTGA
- a CDS encoding AraC family transcriptional regulator produces the protein MTGFMPALDEMRELVDRHARPDMSTAIEGIQLCRFTHPNASAAGMSGTVLAVIAQGGKRLALGERLYDYGPGEYLIASADLPVTGHVLDTGQPTLGFGMTLTPSALAELLLEADPRDLPTTPRTASPGIAVSTASPLLLDAIVRLLRLLEQPADRKILAPMVKREILWYLVRGEQGAAIRQLGLADSGLAHINRAVRQIRENYATAFRVEDLAEIAGMSVSAFHRSFHTVTGMSPIQFQKRIRLQEARLLLASRPSDITGVGLSVGYDSPSQFSRGYRRMFGTPPSKDTQLRTPSAELVTALP, from the coding sequence ATGACTGGATTCATGCCTGCCCTGGACGAAATGCGCGAGCTTGTTGACCGGCATGCACGGCCCGACATGAGCACGGCGATCGAAGGCATCCAGCTATGCAGATTCACCCATCCCAACGCTTCGGCGGCCGGGATGTCCGGGACCGTGCTCGCAGTCATCGCCCAGGGCGGCAAACGCCTCGCCCTGGGCGAGCGCCTCTACGACTACGGGCCCGGCGAGTACCTGATCGCCTCTGCCGACCTCCCCGTCACCGGCCATGTCCTCGACACCGGGCAGCCCACCCTCGGCTTCGGCATGACTCTCACTCCCTCAGCCCTTGCCGAACTTCTCCTGGAAGCCGACCCCCGAGACCTGCCGACCACCCCACGCACCGCATCACCCGGCATTGCCGTCTCCACGGCTTCGCCTTTGCTGCTGGACGCCATCGTGCGCCTGCTGCGGCTGCTGGAGCAGCCTGCGGACCGCAAGATCCTCGCTCCCATGGTCAAGCGGGAAATCCTCTGGTATCTCGTGCGTGGCGAGCAGGGAGCCGCCATCCGCCAGCTCGGCCTCGCCGATAGCGGGCTGGCCCACATCAACCGCGCCGTACGTCAGATCCGGGAGAACTACGCCACCGCCTTTCGTGTGGAAGACCTGGCGGAGATCGCCGGCATGAGCGTTTCCGCATTCCACCGCAGCTTTCACACCGTCACCGGGATGAGCCCCATCCAGTTCCAAAAACGCATCCGCCTGCAAGAAGCCCGGCTCCTGCTCGCCAGCCGCCCCTCAGACATCACCGGCGTGGGCCTCAGCGTCGGCTACGACAGCCCCTCCCAGTTCAGCCGCGGATACCGCCGCATGTTCGGCACACCGCCTAGCAAGGACACCCAACTCCGCACTCCGTCAGCAGAACTTGTCACTGCGCTGCCCTGA
- a CDS encoding ATP-binding protein, which yields MDRACAQLEVRDHGPGVPQGQLDQIFEPFVQFDVADQRRTGGAGLGLAIARGIVEAHGGQMGAQPAIGGGCTFTVSLPTAGPRIDRAWW from the coding sequence ATGGACAGGGCGTGTGCGCAGCTCGAGGTGCGCGACCACGGACCCGGTGTCCCCCAGGGGCAGCTCGACCAGATTTTCGAGCCCTTCGTCCAATTCGACGTCGCGGATCAGCGCCGGACCGGTGGCGCCGGGCTCGGCCTCGCCATCGCCCGCGGGATCGTCGAGGCACATGGGGGGCAAATGGGGGCGCAGCCCGCGATAGGAGGTGGCTGTACCTTCACGGTCTCGTTACCCACCGCAGGTCCGCGTATCGACCGGGCATGGTGGTGA
- the glnA gene encoding type I glutamate--ammonia ligase → MFTNADEILRFAADEDVQFIDVQFCDLPGIMQHFTVPAASFDADSFTDGLAFDGSSVRGFQSIHESDMLLLPDPVTARVDPFRAQKTLAMNFFVHDPFTREAYSRDPRNIARKAEQYITESSIADRAFFGPEAEFYIFDSVRFDSAENGAFHEVDSIEGWWNTGADEAGGNQGYKTPYKGGYFPVPPRDHFADLRDEIVRNLAGVGIDVEKAHHEVGSGGQAEVNYKFNTLLHAADDLQLFKFIVKNTAWAAGKTVTFMPKPLFGDNGSGMHCHQSLWDENGPLFYDETGYGGLSDIGRHYVGGILHHAPSLLAFTNPTMNSYHRLVPGYEAPINLVYSQRNRSACVRIPITGSSPKAKRIEFRCPDSSGNPYLAFAAMVMAGLDGIRNKIEPAAPIDKDLYELPPEEARDVAQVPGSLEAVIDRLETDHEFLLKGDVFTPDVIETWVDFKREHEIDPLRLRPHPYEFALYYDV, encoded by the coding sequence ATGTTCACCAACGCCGACGAGATCCTCCGCTTCGCCGCCGACGAGGACGTCCAGTTCATCGACGTCCAGTTCTGCGACCTGCCCGGCATCATGCAGCACTTCACCGTCCCGGCGGCCTCTTTCGACGCGGACTCCTTCACCGACGGGCTCGCCTTCGACGGCTCGTCGGTCCGCGGGTTCCAGTCCATTCACGAGTCGGACATGTTGCTGCTTCCCGACCCGGTCACCGCCCGCGTCGACCCGTTCCGCGCCCAGAAGACCCTCGCGATGAACTTCTTCGTGCACGACCCGTTCACTCGCGAGGCGTACAGCCGCGACCCGCGCAACATCGCCCGCAAGGCCGAGCAGTACATCACCGAATCCAGCATCGCGGACCGTGCGTTCTTCGGGCCGGAGGCCGAGTTCTACATCTTCGACTCCGTCCGGTTCGACTCCGCGGAGAACGGCGCCTTCCACGAGGTCGACTCGATCGAGGGCTGGTGGAACACCGGCGCCGACGAAGCCGGCGGGAACCAGGGCTACAAAACCCCGTACAAGGGCGGCTACTTCCCCGTCCCACCACGTGATCACTTCGCCGACCTGCGTGACGAAATCGTGCGCAACCTGGCCGGCGTCGGGATCGATGTCGAGAAGGCCCACCACGAGGTCGGCAGCGGCGGCCAGGCCGAGGTCAACTACAAGTTCAACACTCTCCTGCACGCCGCGGACGACCTGCAGCTGTTCAAGTTCATCGTGAAGAACACCGCCTGGGCGGCCGGCAAGACCGTCACTTTCATGCCCAAACCGCTCTTCGGCGACAACGGCTCCGGCATGCACTGCCACCAATCCCTGTGGGACGAGAACGGTCCCCTGTTCTACGACGAAACCGGTTACGGCGGCCTGTCCGACATCGGGCGCCACTACGTCGGCGGCATTCTGCACCACGCGCCGAGCCTGCTGGCCTTCACCAACCCGACGATGAACTCCTACCACCGCCTCGTCCCCGGTTACGAAGCACCGATCAACCTCGTGTACTCCCAGCGCAACCGCTCCGCCTGCGTCCGCATCCCGATCACCGGCAGCAGCCCCAAAGCCAAGCGCATCGAGTTCCGCTGCCCCGACTCCTCCGGCAACCCCTACCTCGCGTTCGCCGCGATGGTGATGGCCGGGCTCGACGGGATCCGCAACAAGATCGAGCCCGCGGCACCGATCGACAAGGACCTCTACGAACTCCCACCCGAGGAAGCGCGCGATGTCGCCCAAGTTCCAGGATCACTCGAGGCCGTGATCGACCGGTTGGAAACCGACCACGAGTTCCTCCTCAAAGGTGACGTGTTCACCCCGGACGTGATCGAGACCTGGGTCGACTTCAAGCGAGAGCACGAGATCGACCCACTGCGGCTGCGCCCGCACCCGTACGAGTTCGCGTTGTACTACGACGTGTGA
- a CDS encoding nitroreductase/quinone reductase family protein encodes MTDIAGRSYDVGAVRRALAIGPGSPREARTVDITTLGRRTGRPRRVEIWFHHVDGRWYLSGMPVPRSWHANLSVQPHFTFHLKNGVRVDLPATAVPVEDPAVRHRVLSAVVALQDEPGLQMRVTQRQRLEDWLEHSPLIEIVFDDERLRPPLS; translated from the coding sequence ATGACCGACATCGCGGGAAGAAGCTACGACGTGGGCGCGGTCAGGCGCGCTCTGGCCATCGGCCCGGGCTCGCCGCGCGAGGCACGCACCGTCGACATCACCACTCTCGGTCGGCGCACCGGCCGCCCGAGGCGCGTCGAGATCTGGTTCCACCATGTCGACGGGCGCTGGTACCTCAGCGGGATGCCGGTGCCCCGAAGCTGGCACGCCAACCTATCAGTGCAACCGCACTTCACCTTCCACCTCAAGAACGGCGTCCGGGTGGACCTGCCGGCCACGGCGGTTCCGGTGGAGGATCCCGCGGTGCGCCATCGCGTGCTGTCTGCTGTGGTCGCGCTGCAGGACGAGCCCGGTTTGCAGATGCGAGTCACCCAGCGTCAGCGCTTGGAGGACTGGCTCGAGCACAGCCCGCTGATCGAGATCGTTTTCGACGACGAACGGCTGCGCCCGCCGCTGAGCTGA
- a CDS encoding winged helix-turn-helix domain-containing protein, protein MLRRPRDLATAQVQPPAGLVDIDRDTREVWVGGKPVGLTKIEFDLLGALIDNVWQVHTRDQLRERVWGGAGLADDHAVDVHMSNLRHKLDAAGYGGMIATVRGIG, encoded by the coding sequence ATGCTGCGTCGCCCTCGTGATCTGGCCACAGCTCAGGTCCAGCCGCCGGCGGGGCTGGTGGACATCGATCGGGACACCCGTGAAGTGTGGGTGGGCGGTAAGCCAGTGGGCTTGACGAAGATCGAGTTCGACCTGTTGGGCGCGTTGATCGACAACGTGTGGCAGGTGCACACAAGGGACCAGTTGCGGGAACGGGTCTGGGGCGGCGCAGGGCTGGCCGATGACCACGCTGTCGACGTGCACATGTCAAACCTCCGGCACAAGCTCGATGCGGCCGGCTACGGCGGGATGATCGCCACGGTGCGTGGTATCGGCTAA
- a CDS encoding NADP-dependent oxidoreductase yields the protein MKAIIVKDPAAGVEGLTLTDRPAPHAAENDVIVRVHAAGFTSGELEWPGTWTDRAGRDRTPSVPGHELSGVVTELGYGTTGLTVGQRVFGLADWTRDGSLAEFTAVEARNLAPLPADVDHAVGAALPVSGLTAWQALFDHGRLEAGQTVLIHGAAGGVGSLAVQLAKRAGATVIGTGRAGNRQVALDLGADAFVDLENERLEDVGEVDVVLDVFGEEIGVQSAGLVRAGGTLVTIAAPPEVEPRYGRSVFFVVEADRARLAELVALVREGSLRVPIGSRHSLAEAPNAFASGRQGGGKPIVVVHEA from the coding sequence ATGAAAGCCATCATCGTCAAGGACCCCGCCGCCGGGGTCGAAGGGTTGACCCTGACCGACCGTCCGGCGCCGCACGCCGCGGAGAACGACGTCATCGTGCGCGTGCACGCGGCCGGCTTCACCTCCGGCGAGCTGGAGTGGCCGGGCACCTGGACCGACCGGGCGGGCCGTGACCGGACACCCAGCGTGCCCGGTCACGAGCTGTCAGGTGTCGTCACCGAGCTCGGCTACGGCACCACCGGGCTCACCGTCGGGCAGCGCGTCTTCGGGCTCGCCGACTGGACCCGCGACGGGTCGCTCGCCGAGTTCACAGCCGTCGAAGCCCGCAACCTCGCGCCGCTGCCGGCCGACGTCGACCACGCCGTCGGTGCCGCGTTGCCGGTCTCCGGGCTGACCGCGTGGCAGGCGTTGTTCGACCACGGCCGGCTCGAGGCGGGGCAGACCGTGCTGATCCACGGCGCCGCCGGGGGGGTCGGCTCGCTCGCGGTGCAGCTGGCGAAGCGAGCGGGCGCGACCGTGATCGGCACGGGCCGAGCCGGCAATCGTCAGGTCGCCCTCGACCTGGGTGCCGACGCGTTCGTCGACCTGGAGAACGAGCGGCTGGAAGACGTCGGCGAGGTCGATGTGGTTCTCGACGTGTTCGGCGAGGAGATCGGCGTGCAATCCGCCGGCCTGGTGCGGGCGGGTGGCACGCTCGTTACCATCGCCGCCCCGCCGGAGGTCGAGCCGCGTTACGGGCGGTCGGTCTTCTTCGTCGTGGAAGCCGACCGGGCCCGCCTGGCCGAGCTGGTCGCACTCGTGCGCGAAGGCAGCCTTCGCGTGCCAATCGGGTCGCGCCATTCGCTGGCCGAGGCACCGAACGCTTTCGCCTCCGGACGGCAAGGCGGCGGGAAGCCGATCGTCGTGGTCCACGAGGCTTAG
- a CDS encoding ANTAR domain-containing protein — MERHDLDGIQAFRMLGESSQTTNMKLHQVAVWLVDHRRGL; from the coding sequence ATGGAACGCCACGACCTCGACGGCATTCAGGCGTTCCGGATGCTCGGCGAGTCGTCCCAGACCACCAACATGAAACTGCACCAGGTCGCCGTCTGGCTCGTCGACCACCGCCGAGGTCTGTAA
- a CDS encoding SDR family NAD(P)-dependent oxidoreductase encodes MKVAVVTGASSGIGQSAALQIARRGTGVILTYSSNEQGAKDTVARIEQQGGTAVALHLELGDTAGFTIFREAVAEVLRETFQRHSFDHLVNNAGFAGMAMIEDTREEDFDRLTDGLFKGPFFLTQALLPLLADGGAIVNLTSNSMLPQVTAPGYSVYAALKGAVAVLTRYMAKEFGPRGVRVNSVAPGATVTRFADDAFSKNPEIIPELAKTFTLGRVGEPDDVGMVIAMLVCEEGRWITAQDIEVSGGQNL; translated from the coding sequence ATGAAGGTAGCCGTCGTCACCGGTGCGAGCTCCGGCATCGGCCAGAGCGCCGCCCTGCAGATCGCCCGGCGCGGTACCGGCGTCATCCTGACCTACAGCTCCAACGAACAGGGCGCCAAGGACACCGTCGCGCGGATCGAGCAGCAGGGCGGCACGGCCGTGGCGCTGCATCTGGAGCTCGGCGACACGGCGGGATTCACCATCTTCCGGGAGGCCGTTGCCGAGGTGCTGCGCGAGACGTTCCAGCGGCACTCCTTCGACCACCTGGTCAACAACGCCGGATTCGCCGGCATGGCGATGATCGAGGACACCCGCGAGGAGGACTTTGACCGGCTCACGGACGGCCTGTTCAAGGGGCCCTTCTTCCTTACCCAGGCGTTGCTGCCGCTCCTCGCCGACGGCGGCGCCATCGTGAACCTGACCAGCAACTCCATGCTGCCCCAGGTGACCGCGCCGGGATACTCGGTCTACGCGGCCCTCAAAGGCGCCGTGGCGGTGCTCACCCGCTACATGGCCAAGGAGTTCGGCCCCCGCGGCGTCCGCGTGAACTCGGTCGCACCGGGAGCCACCGTCACCCGCTTCGCCGACGACGCGTTCAGCAAGAACCCTGAGATCATCCCGGAACTGGCGAAGACCTTCACGCTCGGCCGCGTCGGCGAGCCCGACGACGTCGGCATGGTCATCGCCATGCTGGTCTGCGAGGAAGGCCGGTGGATCACCGCCCAGGACATCGAAGTCTCCGGAGGTCAGAACCTCTGA
- the lnt gene encoding apolipoprotein N-acyltransferase, whose product MALLIGCLVALAHPAADAWWLGWIGLVPLVLLLARAGSYGEAAWRSSLAAVGYFLTVLQWLLPNVGFLALVVGVVAGALWVPFGLATYRLLRDPSVARVALAVVVLPSVWVTVEALRSWEGLGGPWGLVGLTQWQVRPVLAVASLGGVWLLSFVVVAVNVGLAAPFLPGAGRAARLLGGGLAVVFAALAVGYGLLRPEPVVTGSFRVVGVQPGVVYGGPERFAAHLGLTHRAAGLGQDVVVWGQSSMPFDPARRPDVVARLRQAAATAGSDVLVNVDARAADGRIRKTTQQYGPGGLVGTYEKRRLVPFGEYVPMRPLLGKVLQGTAIAEEDRAPGREPALLRVGGTRVGPLISYESIFPDLRRELVRLHADVTVVQGSLTSFHGTWAQPQQASAEAVRAVESGRSAVLVELNGTSAAFDARGRQLAWLPPDSHGIFVVDVPVYEEITPYVRWGDWVPRTAGTITAVGVVLLVARAVRSRLS is encoded by the coding sequence GTGGCTCTGCTGATCGGTTGCCTGGTGGCGCTGGCCCACCCGGCCGCCGACGCGTGGTGGCTGGGGTGGATCGGGCTCGTCCCGCTGGTGCTGTTGCTCGCTCGCGCAGGCTCGTACGGTGAGGCCGCCTGGCGGAGTTCACTTGCCGCGGTGGGGTACTTCCTCACCGTATTGCAATGGCTACTGCCCAACGTGGGATTCCTGGCGCTTGTGGTGGGCGTTGTCGCCGGTGCTCTCTGGGTGCCGTTCGGGCTGGCGACGTACCGGCTGCTGCGAGACCCGTCCGTGGCCCGGGTGGCGCTGGCGGTGGTGGTGCTGCCGTCGGTCTGGGTCACCGTCGAGGCGCTGCGGTCGTGGGAAGGGCTGGGCGGGCCCTGGGGTCTTGTCGGCCTGACGCAATGGCAGGTGCGGCCGGTGCTGGCCGTGGCGTCGCTGGGCGGCGTGTGGTTGCTCAGCTTCGTGGTGGTGGCCGTCAACGTCGGGCTTGCTGCCCCGTTCCTTCCCGGCGCCGGCCGGGCAGCGCGGCTGCTCGGGGGAGGGCTCGCCGTAGTTTTCGCCGCTCTCGCGGTCGGTTATGGGCTGCTCAGGCCGGAACCGGTGGTGACCGGCAGTTTCCGCGTAGTGGGGGTGCAGCCCGGCGTCGTGTACGGCGGCCCCGAGCGTTTCGCGGCGCATCTGGGACTGACGCACAGGGCCGCAGGTCTGGGGCAGGATGTGGTGGTCTGGGGGCAGAGCAGCATGCCGTTCGACCCGGCGCGCCGCCCTGATGTGGTGGCCCGGCTGCGACAGGCCGCGGCGACCGCGGGAAGTGATGTGCTGGTCAACGTCGACGCGCGAGCAGCGGACGGCCGGATCAGGAAGACGACTCAGCAGTACGGACCCGGCGGTCTGGTCGGTACATATGAGAAGCGGCGGCTGGTCCCGTTCGGCGAGTATGTGCCAATGCGGCCGCTGCTCGGAAAGGTGCTTCAGGGCACCGCGATCGCCGAGGAGGATCGGGCCCCGGGCCGAGAGCCTGCGCTGCTGCGAGTCGGCGGGACACGGGTGGGGCCACTGATCTCGTACGAGTCGATCTTTCCCGACCTGCGCCGGGAACTCGTTCGGCTGCACGCCGACGTCACGGTGGTGCAGGGCTCGCTCACGTCGTTCCACGGCACCTGGGCGCAACCGCAACAGGCGAGTGCCGAGGCGGTGCGGGCGGTGGAGTCCGGTCGGTCTGCCGTCCTGGTGGAGCTGAACGGAACGTCCGCGGCGTTCGACGCACGGGGCAGGCAGTTGGCGTGGCTGCCGCCGGACTCGCACGGGATCTTCGTGGTCGATGTGCCGGTGTACGAGGAGATTACTCCGTACGTGCGGTGGGGCGATTGGGTCCCGCGCACGGCGGGCACGATCACCGCGGTGGGTGTCGTCCTCCTGGTCGCGCGCGCTGTCCGATCGCGACTGTCATAG